The Patescibacteria group bacterium DNA segment GAGGTTAAATTAGTGATTTGACTTAATAATAGCAGATTTTGGGGGGAGGAGCAAGATAGATGATTGCTTTTTTAATTTTTAAATATACCCATGGGAAAAGAAAATTTTTATTCAAACATAGTAGAGGGTTTTACTGCCAATGAGTTTTTAAGAAGGAAGGATAAAACGAGAGAAGAAAAAAAACTTGATCAGCAAATAGAAAGTGTTTCTCTTATGGAGTATCTTTTGAACCTCTTTGGCACGACCGCAGCAAAAGAACGGTTTTTGGATTTATGCAAAAAATACAGAATTTCCAAATGGCGGCAAAGAACATCAAATTTATTAAAAATTGAGGAGCAAGAATCTTCAAGAGCTGAAGTTCATAATAAGATCATAGATACTATTGCTAGTTTATCAAGAGTAGATTCGAGCTCTGAAAGTACTCACGTTTTTAGCCAGTTAGGGGCTCGTGACCGAGTTACGGACATGATTATAGATTATTTTGATTGGCAAGAAAAAAAGAAATTAGAAGAGTCGGAGTTTAGGAAAGCAGCTTAATTACGGATCAACTCTAACTTCGTCTGATATTCTTTAATGTTTTTTCTAACCTTATTAAACTTTTTAAATATCTATGCCTATCCCTTCACTCCGCCCAAAGCCCAGAAAAAATAACTGGCGCTACAAACCTTTAGGCGGTGTTCGGCCAGCGTATTCGCCTCAAGCCTGGCGAAGCAAAAAATATAGACCCAGAAGAAAACAAGGCCTTGCATTGAGGTTGATTAAAGTGATTGTTCCGGCTGGTATTTTAGCTGGGCTTTTTAGTATTGTTTTTGTGGTCAGTTTATTCGCCTGGTATGGCAGAGACTTGCCTGACCCTGATAAGCTTTTAGAACGGTCTATTGCTCAAAGCACTACTATTTATGACCGGACTGGGGAAAATATTTTATACGAAGTTCACGGCGAGGAGCGAAGGACTATGGTAGAACTGGAAGAAATTCCCGAATATTTAGTTTGGGCCACGATTGTGGCTGAAGACCGCCAGTTTTACGAACACTCGGGATTTAATCTGCGCCGCATCATTATTACGGCTGTTAAAGATATCTTCACTGGCCAGCGCGCTGGCGCCTCCACCATTACCCAGCAATTTGTTAAGAACGCTATCCTTACACCCGAGAAAAGATATTCCCGAAAAATTAAAGAACTGATTCTTTCTTACCAAATTGAAAACAAATTTACCAAAGACCAAATTTTAAAAATGTATTTTAATGAGATTCCTTATGGCTCAACCGCTTATGGCATTGAAGCCGCCAGCCAAATTTATTTAGGCAAAAGTGTTTCGGAATTAAGTTTAGCCGAAGCCGCCACCATAGCTGGCCTGCCGCAAGCGCCAACATATTACTATAACCATCAAGACGCATTGCAAGGAAGAAGGGATTATATTTTAGATAGCTTGGCAGAGTTTGGCTATATCACCCAGGAAGACGCCGAGCTTGCCAAAGAAGAGCCCCTAAAACTTGAACAGCGGAAAGAGGCTTTAGTAGCACCCCATTTTGTGATGTATGTTAAAGAATTATTAAGCCAACGTTATGGCGAACGTTTGGTGGAGAGCGGGGGTTTAAATATCCAAACAACCCTTGATATAGAAAAACAAGAAGCGGCCGAAGCCGCTGTTGAAGAAAGGGCCCTAAATAATGAAACTGATTATGGAGCAATGAACGCCGCTTTGGTGGCGTTGGACCCTAAAACCGGCGATATTTTAGCCATGGTTGGTTCTCGTGATTTTTATAATGAAGATATTGATGGCCAGGTTAATGTTACTACCAGCCCTCGCCAGCCTGGTTCGTCTTTCAAGCCAATCGTTTATGCGGCTTCGTTCATCAAGGGATATACTCCAAAAACTATTCTTTGGGATGTAGTAACAACCTTTAAAACAGAGGTTGGCGAAGACTACACTCCGCATAATTATGACAACAAAGAGCACGGTCCAATAACCATGCGCAAAGCCCTGGCTGGTTCGCTTAATATCCCGGCGGTTAAAACCATCTATCTGACCGGTATTAGCAAAGTCCTGGATTTGGCTGACGCTCTTGGTTATACCACGCTTTATGACCGCAGTCGTTTCGGCCTTTCTTTGGTGCTGGGCGGAGGCGAGGTTAAGCTCTTGGAGCATGTGGCTGCTTATGGCGCTTTGAGTCAAGAGGGAATTATCCAAACCCCCAGAGCAGTTTTAAAAGTTACTGATAGCAATGGCGAGATATTGGAAGAAGCTGATGAAGAACCAACAGGAGAGCGGGCAATGGACCCGGAAATTTGCCGCTTGGTTAGCAATATTTTATCGGATAACGAAGCCCGGGCTTTTACTTTTGGCTCTAGTAATTATCTTAATCTGGGTGAACGGCCGGTGGCGGCTAAAACCGGCACTACTAATGATTATAAGGATGCTTGGGCTGTTGGTTATGCGCCATCACTGGTTGCTGGTGTCTGGGTTGGGAATAATGACAACAAAGAAATGAAGCGAGGCGCGGCTGGCGGTGTCGTGGCTGCGCCAATTTGGCATCATTTTATGCAAGCCGCGCTTCGGGGCAGCCCGATAGAACAGTTTGCCGTTCCCGCAGAAATTAAGGCGGAAAAGCCAGTACTGCGAGGTGAGACGGGCAGTGAAGTAACAGCTAAAATTGATAAAGCGAGCAATAAATTAGCCAGTTCCTCAACACCCCCAGAGTTGGTTGAAGAAAGAGCTTTTAAAGAAATGCATTCCATCTTGCATTATGTTGATAAAAATGATCCTCAAGGGCCAGTTCCCAAAGACCCAACCCAAGATTCTTATTATGAACCTTGGGAACAGGCGATTCTAGAATTTTTAGCCCGGGAAAAAGAAAAACGCGAAGCTGGCGATGAGAAGGCTTTTGCGTATGATGCCTTGCCAACCGAGGAAGATGATGTTCACACCCTGGAGAATATTCCCATCGTTTCTATCATTTCTCCCTTGCCGGGTAAAATTTTTACTACTAATATCTTAACAGCCAGGATTTCTGCTGATGTTCCCAGGGGCGAGATTAGTAAAGTAGAATATTGGATTGATAGCGAGCTTTTCGCTGCTGAAGAAAAGTCGCCGTATAATTTAGAAAAAACAATACTATCCACATCTGATGGCAAACATACTTTAATAGCTAAAGTTTATGATGACGTTTTAAATATGGGCGAAGCCAGGGTGGACTTTAATATAGATTTGATTGATATCGCGCCAGCAATTAATTGGCTTTATCCTAAAACGGATATTATTCTGGGCGCAAACAATTTTCCTCTTAATTTAAGCATCAGTATTCCTAATCCGGACCAACAACGGATTGGTGTAGTTAGATTAAAATTTTTCTACCAAGCCGAGACCAGTTCCCAATCTCGATTATTGG contains these protein-coding regions:
- a CDS encoding PBP1A family penicillin-binding protein, which gives rise to MPIPSLRPKPRKNNWRYKPLGGVRPAYSPQAWRSKKYRPRRKQGLALRLIKVIVPAGILAGLFSIVFVVSLFAWYGRDLPDPDKLLERSIAQSTTIYDRTGENILYEVHGEERRTMVELEEIPEYLVWATIVAEDRQFYEHSGFNLRRIIITAVKDIFTGQRAGASTITQQFVKNAILTPEKRYSRKIKELILSYQIENKFTKDQILKMYFNEIPYGSTAYGIEAASQIYLGKSVSELSLAEAATIAGLPQAPTYYYNHQDALQGRRDYILDSLAEFGYITQEDAELAKEEPLKLEQRKEALVAPHFVMYVKELLSQRYGERLVESGGLNIQTTLDIEKQEAAEAAVEERALNNETDYGAMNAALVALDPKTGDILAMVGSRDFYNEDIDGQVNVTTSPRQPGSSFKPIVYAASFIKGYTPKTILWDVVTTFKTEVGEDYTPHNYDNKEHGPITMRKALAGSLNIPAVKTIYLTGISKVLDLADALGYTTLYDRSRFGLSLVLGGGEVKLLEHVAAYGALSQEGIIQTPRAVLKVTDSNGEILEEADEEPTGERAMDPEICRLVSNILSDNEARAFTFGSSNYLNLGERPVAAKTGTTNDYKDAWAVGYAPSLVAGVWVGNNDNKEMKRGAAGGVVAAPIWHHFMQAALRGSPIEQFAVPAEIKAEKPVLRGETGSEVTAKIDKASNKLASSSTPPELVEERAFKEMHSILHYVDKNDPQGPVPKDPTQDSYYEPWEQAILEFLAREKEKREAGDEKAFAYDALPTEEDDVHTLENIPIVSIISPLPGKIFTTNILTARISADVPRGEISKVEYWIDSELFAAEEKSPYNLEKTILSTSDGKHTLIAKVYDDVLNMGEARVDFNIDLIDIAPAINWLYPKTDIILGANNFPLNLSISIPNPDQQRIGVVRLKFFYQAETSSQSRLLGLVTDPEDFDKIELAWPSAPGSGIYNVYVEAEDYKGEVYRSEVRRVEVE